The Planococcus liqunii genome includes a region encoding these proteins:
- a CDS encoding carbamoyl phosphate synthase small subunit, protein MKRYLILEDGTVFEGTAFGSDSASVGEVVFNTSMTGYQEILSDPSYCGQIVTMTYPLIGNYGINSDDFESIEPAVKGMVVREMAEFPSNFRCNTTLDELFRTKNIPGIAEIDTRKLTRLIRSKGSIKGILTAAGEEVNVAEVVAELQAAQLPHNQVAQVSTVRPYPSPGRGKRVVLIDYGMKHGILRELNKRDCDVIVVPYNTTAQEILAWGPDGIMLSNGPGDPKDVEECVAVVRELLGQVPIFGICLGHQLFARACGAGTFKLKFGHRGGNHPVKDLTTGRVEITSQNHGYAVDEETLKGTRLKVTHRAINDGTNEGLAHLDYPAFTVQYHPESSPGPEDSNYLFDRFIDIMSATRKEQQYA, encoded by the coding sequence ATGAAACGTTATTTGATCTTAGAGGACGGTACTGTATTTGAAGGCACAGCATTCGGCAGCGACAGCGCTTCAGTCGGCGAAGTGGTGTTTAACACGAGCATGACCGGCTATCAGGAAATTTTATCGGATCCTTCCTACTGCGGCCAGATTGTCACAATGACTTATCCATTAATCGGTAATTACGGCATCAACAGTGACGATTTTGAATCGATCGAGCCGGCTGTAAAAGGCATGGTCGTCCGCGAAATGGCGGAATTTCCGTCAAACTTCCGATGCAACACGACACTCGATGAGTTGTTTCGCACGAAAAACATTCCGGGAATTGCGGAAATCGATACGCGCAAACTGACGCGGCTGATTCGCTCGAAAGGATCCATCAAAGGCATTTTGACAGCAGCCGGCGAAGAAGTGAATGTCGCGGAAGTGGTAGCGGAACTGCAAGCGGCGCAATTGCCGCATAACCAAGTGGCGCAAGTTTCCACAGTCCGTCCTTATCCAAGCCCGGGACGCGGCAAACGGGTAGTGCTGATCGACTACGGCATGAAGCACGGCATTTTGCGTGAACTGAACAAACGCGACTGCGACGTGATCGTCGTGCCTTACAACACAACAGCACAGGAGATTCTTGCCTGGGGGCCGGACGGCATCATGCTGTCAAACGGACCGGGAGACCCGAAAGACGTCGAAGAGTGCGTGGCTGTGGTCCGTGAACTGCTTGGCCAAGTGCCGATTTTCGGCATCTGCCTCGGACACCAGTTGTTTGCACGGGCGTGCGGCGCCGGGACATTCAAACTGAAATTTGGCCACCGCGGCGGCAACCATCCGGTAAAAGATTTGACGACCGGAAGAGTGGAAATCACGTCTCAGAACCACGGTTATGCCGTGGATGAAGAAACCTTGAAAGGCACTCGCCTGAAAGTAACGCATCGAGCGATCAATGACGGCACAAACGAAGGGCTGGCTCATCTGGACTACCCGGCATTCACTGTTCAATACCATCCGGAATCATCGCCTGGACCGGAAGATTCCAATTACCTGTTTGACCGTTTTATCGACATCATGAGCGCAACTCGAAAGGAGCAGCAATATGCCTAA
- a CDS encoding dihydroorotase codes for MDLLIKNVKVLENGEMNAKDVRVVQGKIGEIGTELSSKGETQIDGKGRIIAPGFVDVHVHLREPGGEQKETIESGTKSAAKGGYTTICAMPNTRPVPDTKENLQHVNALIEKNALIRVLPYASITIREAGKERTNLQELKDNGAFAFTDDGVGIQQAGMMYETMLDAAKINMPVVAHCEDNSLIYDGVMHEGKRSAELGLKGIPSIAESVHIARDILLAEAAGAHYHVCHVSTKESVRVIRDAKRAGVRVTAEVTPHHLLLSEDDIPEDDANWKMNPPLRAKEDLEALHEGLMDGTLDFIATDHAPHTMEEKAHGMDKAPFGIVGFETAFPLLYTKFVETGKWTLQQLIDWLTVKPSETFGLPYGTLEMGQAADLVLLDLEKAQAINADEFLSKGKNTPFGGWSCTGWPALTIYGGQIVWQEETN; via the coding sequence ATGGATTTGTTGATTAAAAACGTCAAGGTACTGGAAAACGGAGAAATGAACGCAAAAGATGTGCGGGTGGTACAAGGGAAGATCGGAGAGATCGGTACAGAATTATCTTCCAAAGGCGAAACCCAAATCGACGGCAAGGGCCGGATAATCGCACCGGGATTTGTAGACGTTCACGTACATTTGCGTGAACCGGGCGGCGAGCAAAAAGAAACAATCGAAAGCGGGACGAAATCAGCAGCCAAAGGCGGCTACACGACAATCTGTGCGATGCCGAATACGCGGCCGGTGCCGGATACGAAAGAAAACCTGCAGCATGTCAACGCTTTGATTGAAAAAAATGCGCTTATCCGAGTTTTGCCGTATGCTTCCATCACCATCCGGGAAGCCGGAAAAGAACGCACGAACCTGCAGGAGTTGAAAGACAACGGCGCTTTCGCCTTCACCGATGACGGCGTCGGCATCCAGCAGGCAGGCATGATGTACGAAACGATGCTGGACGCAGCCAAAATCAATATGCCAGTCGTCGCCCATTGCGAAGACAACAGCCTGATCTACGACGGCGTTATGCACGAAGGAAAACGCAGTGCTGAACTTGGCTTGAAAGGCATACCGTCGATTGCGGAATCGGTGCATATTGCACGCGATATTCTGCTTGCAGAAGCAGCGGGCGCCCATTACCACGTCTGCCACGTTTCCACGAAAGAATCCGTACGCGTCATCCGAGATGCGAAACGGGCAGGCGTGCGCGTGACTGCCGAAGTGACGCCGCACCATTTGTTGCTGAGTGAAGACGATATTCCAGAAGACGACGCCAACTGGAAAATGAACCCGCCGCTGCGGGCAAAAGAAGATTTAGAAGCGCTGCACGAAGGCTTAATGGACGGCACGCTCGACTTTATTGCGACGGACCATGCACCGCACACCATGGAAGAAAAGGCGCACGGCATGGACAAAGCGCCGTTTGGCATCGTCGGATTTGAAACAGCGTTTCCGCTGCTGTATACAAAGTTTGTTGAAACCGGCAAATGGACGCTTCAGCAATTGATCGACTGGCTGACGGTCAAACCGAGTGAAACATTCGGCTTGCCGTACGGCACACTCGAAATGGGCCAAGCAGCAGACCTGGTGCTCTTGGACCTGGAAAAAGCACAAGCCATCAATGCCGATGAATTTTTATCAAAAGGAAAAAATACCCCATTCGGCGGCTGGAGCTGCACTGGATGGCCGGCACTGACAATCTACGGCGGACAAATCGTATGGCAGGAGGAGACAAACTAA
- a CDS encoding aspartate carbamoyltransferase catalytic subunit, with protein MPNVLTMNHLKNRTIMKLLKRAGEFERGEQHPMTGTIVNLFYEPSTRTKMSFEMAEHRMGLTVLPFETAFSSVQKGETLYDTVKTFESIGVDGIVIRHEEEAYYEELKGCNVAIINGGDGSGQHPTQSLLDLYTIHQEFGRFEGIHVTIVGDIAHSRVAKSNAAALKQLGAEVSFVCPEEWSGGYETSQNLDELLPDTDVVMMLRVQHERHAVSALFSKENYHKQFGLTVERERKMKETAIIMHPAPINRGVEIADSLVECERSRIFKQMANGVFVRMAVLEYALKGRD; from the coding sequence ATGCCAAACGTACTGACAATGAACCACTTGAAAAACCGGACCATCATGAAATTGCTGAAACGGGCAGGAGAATTCGAACGCGGCGAACAGCATCCCATGACGGGAACCATCGTCAATCTGTTCTACGAGCCAAGCACACGGACCAAAATGAGCTTTGAAATGGCCGAACACCGCATGGGGCTGACCGTACTTCCATTTGAAACAGCCTTCTCAAGTGTCCAAAAAGGCGAAACTTTGTATGACACGGTCAAAACTTTCGAGTCGATCGGAGTGGACGGCATTGTCATCCGCCATGAAGAAGAAGCTTATTACGAAGAGCTGAAAGGCTGCAATGTAGCGATCATCAACGGCGGTGACGGCTCGGGGCAGCACCCGACGCAATCGCTGCTCGACTTGTACACGATCCATCAGGAGTTTGGCCGCTTTGAAGGCATTCACGTGACCATTGTCGGCGACATTGCCCATAGCCGGGTTGCCAAATCGAATGCAGCTGCCTTGAAGCAGCTGGGAGCTGAAGTATCGTTCGTCTGCCCGGAAGAATGGAGCGGCGGCTACGAAACCTCGCAGAACTTAGATGAATTGCTTCCGGATACGGACGTCGTCATGATGCTGCGCGTCCAGCACGAACGCCACGCGGTATCGGCTTTGTTCTCGAAAGAAAACTACCATAAACAATTCGGCTTGACGGTGGAGCGCGAGCGGAAGATGAAAGAAACAGCCATCATCATGCATCCGGCACCCATCAATAGAGGCGTCGAGATTGCGGACAGCTTAGTGGAATGCGAACGCTCACGGATATTCAAACAAATGGCAAACGGTGTGTTTGTCCGGATGGCTGTACTGGAATATGCATTGAAAGGGAGAGATTGA
- a CDS encoding solute carrier family 23 protein yields the protein MNEAVLDVQDQPKTVQWISLSLQHMFAMFGATILVPKLVGLSPAIALLTSGIATIIFILITQFKVPAYLGSSFAFIVPITIATETGGIGSAMIGAMFVSLVYAIVALIIWKTGYRWLMELLPPIVVGPVIIVIGLALSGTAVDMAMNITVDGVSQYSMKHFSAALVTLITAIICNIYFKNIISLMPILIGIIAGYIYSAAIGIIDYAPIAKATWFQVPDFLIPGIDYSFTVTPTLLFVMVPIAIVTISEHIGHQLVLGKIVERNYIKDPGLHRSILGDGLGTLISSFVGGPPKTTYGENIGVLAITRVYSVYVIIGAAVFAIAFSFFGKLMAVIETIPTAVLGGISILLFGIIASSGLRMLVDNRINFGDKRNLVISSVILVIGIGGAKIQFSESFSIEGMALAAIIGVLLNLVLPGRNKEEIDHGTA from the coding sequence ATGAATGAAGCAGTATTGGATGTACAAGATCAACCAAAAACGGTCCAATGGATTTCATTGAGCCTTCAGCACATGTTCGCTATGTTCGGCGCAACGATTCTCGTACCGAAACTGGTCGGCTTGAGCCCGGCGATTGCGCTGTTGACAAGCGGCATCGCGACCATCATCTTCATCCTGATCACCCAGTTTAAAGTGCCGGCGTACCTCGGTTCGTCTTTCGCCTTTATCGTCCCGATCACCATTGCCACTGAAACGGGCGGCATCGGCTCAGCGATGATCGGTGCCATGTTTGTATCACTCGTCTACGCCATTGTCGCACTCATCATCTGGAAAACTGGTTACCGCTGGCTGATGGAGCTTCTGCCGCCGATTGTGGTCGGGCCGGTCATCATCGTCATCGGGCTGGCATTATCCGGAACAGCGGTTGACATGGCGATGAACATCACGGTGGACGGTGTGAGCCAATACAGCATGAAGCATTTCTCAGCCGCACTGGTCACGCTGATTACCGCCATCATCTGCAATATTTACTTTAAAAACATTATTTCTCTGATGCCGATCCTGATCGGCATTATCGCAGGCTACATCTACTCGGCGGCAATCGGCATTATCGATTATGCACCGATCGCCAAAGCTACCTGGTTCCAGGTGCCGGACTTCCTGATTCCCGGCATCGACTACAGCTTTACTGTCACGCCAACCTTGCTGTTCGTCATGGTGCCGATCGCCATCGTGACAATTTCTGAACACATCGGCCATCAGCTGGTGCTCGGGAAAATTGTAGAACGCAATTACATAAAAGATCCCGGGCTTCACCGCTCGATTCTCGGCGACGGGCTCGGCACATTGATTTCATCTTTCGTCGGCGGACCGCCAAAAACGACTTACGGGGAAAACATCGGCGTACTGGCCATCACCCGGGTATACAGCGTCTACGTCATCATCGGAGCAGCCGTGTTCGCCATCGCCTTCTCGTTCTTCGGGAAACTGATGGCGGTCATCGAAACGATACCAACCGCGGTGCTCGGCGGCATTTCGATCCTGCTGTTCGGGATTATCGCTTCATCCGGCCTGCGCATGCTGGTCGACAACCGCATCAACTTCGGCGACAAACGCAATTTGGTCATCTCCTCAGTCATCCTGGTCATCGGGATCGGCGGAGCGAAAATCCAGTTCAGCGAGTCGTTCTCAATCGAAGGAATGGCGCTTGCTGCCATCATCGGCGTACTGTTAAACCTCGTCCTGCCAGGGCGCAACAAAGAAGAAATTGATCACGGAACTGCATAA
- the pyrR gene encoding bifunctional pyr operon transcriptional regulator/uracil phosphoribosyltransferase PyrR, with the protein MVEKAGILDEKAITRAITRIAHEIIERNKGIDDCILVGIKTRGAFIAKRLAEKIEQIEGKPILKGELDITLYRDDLSVKTKNQEPLVQQVDIEHNISNKKVILVDDVLYTGRTVRAAMDAVMDLGRPAQIQLAVLVDRGHRELPIRADFVGKNIPTSSNERIVVQMEESDGSDRVAIHE; encoded by the coding sequence ATGGTAGAAAAAGCAGGGATTTTGGATGAAAAAGCAATCACGCGGGCCATTACGCGAATCGCCCACGAAATCATCGAACGCAATAAAGGTATAGACGACTGCATCTTAGTCGGCATCAAGACAAGAGGGGCATTCATTGCAAAGCGGCTCGCTGAAAAAATCGAACAGATCGAAGGCAAGCCGATTTTAAAAGGCGAACTGGATATTACACTGTACCGTGACGATTTGAGCGTGAAAACGAAAAATCAGGAACCGCTTGTCCAGCAAGTGGACATCGAACACAATATTTCAAATAAGAAAGTGATTTTGGTCGATGATGTGCTGTACACGGGCAGAACGGTCAGAGCAGCTATGGATGCTGTGATGGACCTTGGCCGCCCGGCGCAGATCCAGCTCGCGGTGCTGGTTGACCGGGGACACCGGGAATTGCCGATCCGGGCGGATTTTGTCGGAAAGAACATTCCAACGTCGAGCAACGAACGCATTGTCGTGCAAATGGAAGAAAGCGACGGCAGCGACCGGGTAGCGATCCACGAATAG
- a CDS encoding RluA family pseudouridine synthase: MEDLTIEITEEMAGVRIDKAVSSIDEDWSRSQIANWVKDGAVKVNGETVKPNYKVRLDDIIIVSPPLLEELDVVPEDLNLEITYEDADVLVVNKPRGMVVHPAPGHANGTLVNGLMFHCKDLSGINGVARPGIVHRIDKDTSGLLMVAKNDVAHTSLVDQLVKKTVTRKYVALVHGHIPHDKGTIEAPIGRDSKDRQKMAVIDKGKHAVTHFRVLERFGNFTLVECRLETGRTHQIRVHMKYIGFPLVGDPKYGPKKTMDIGGQALHAEVIGFDHPRTGEYLEFSAEPPTQFAELLESLREKD; the protein is encoded by the coding sequence ATTGAAGATTTGACAATAGAAATAACAGAAGAAATGGCCGGTGTGCGGATCGATAAAGCTGTATCCTCAATCGACGAAGACTGGTCCCGCTCGCAAATTGCGAACTGGGTGAAAGACGGCGCTGTGAAAGTCAACGGTGAAACGGTCAAACCGAATTACAAAGTGCGTTTGGACGATATCATCATTGTCTCGCCGCCGCTGTTGGAAGAACTGGACGTTGTTCCGGAAGATTTGAATCTCGAAATCACTTACGAAGACGCTGATGTTTTAGTGGTAAATAAGCCAAGAGGCATGGTGGTCCATCCGGCTCCCGGACATGCAAACGGCACACTTGTCAACGGGCTAATGTTCCATTGCAAGGACTTGTCGGGCATTAACGGCGTAGCCCGTCCGGGAATCGTCCACCGCATCGACAAAGACACTTCCGGTTTATTGATGGTTGCCAAAAATGATGTGGCTCATACTTCGTTAGTCGACCAACTAGTGAAAAAAACCGTTACGCGTAAATACGTAGCGCTTGTCCATGGCCATATTCCGCACGACAAAGGCACAATCGAAGCGCCTATCGGCCGCGACTCGAAGGACCGCCAGAAAATGGCTGTCATCGACAAAGGCAAGCACGCTGTCACACATTTCCGCGTATTGGAGCGTTTCGGCAATTTTACCCTAGTGGAATGCCGCTTGGAAACAGGCCGTACGCACCAAATCCGTGTCCATATGAAATACATCGGCTTCCCATTAGTAGGCGATCCGAAGTATGGACCGAAAAAAACAATGGACATCGGCGGCCAAGCGCTGCATGCGGAAGTGATCGGCTTTGATCATCCGCGAACAGGTGAATACCTGGAGTTTTCGGCAGAACCGCCAACCCAATTTGCAGAGCTTTTGGAATCTCTTCGAGAGAAAGATTGA
- the lspA gene encoding signal peptidase II — translation MFILYYGIALVIIALDQWTKWLVVKNMELGERIAVLDPYLGWLSHRNRGAAWGMLEGQMWLFAIITVAVIAGILWYFHKHATGKPLFQLSLMVLLGGAIGNFIDRMLRGEVVDFVDVLIPVINYDFPIFNVADAALTVGVVLMILFIIIDEKQEKKKVS, via the coding sequence ATGTTTATACTTTATTATGGGATTGCATTAGTGATCATTGCACTTGATCAATGGACCAAGTGGCTGGTAGTAAAAAATATGGAATTGGGTGAACGGATTGCTGTTCTGGACCCGTATCTTGGCTGGCTTTCGCACCGGAACCGCGGAGCTGCCTGGGGGATGCTGGAAGGGCAAATGTGGCTGTTCGCCATCATCACAGTGGCTGTAATAGCCGGAATTCTTTGGTATTTTCATAAGCACGCAACCGGAAAACCATTGTTTCAATTGAGTTTAATGGTGCTGCTCGGCGGTGCAATCGGAAACTTTATCGACCGGATGCTGCGCGGGGAAGTAGTGGACTTTGTGGATGTGCTGATTCCTGTCATCAATTACGATTTCCCGATTTTTAATGTGGCGGATGCTGCATTGACAGTAGGTGTGGTATTGATGATCCTATTTATCATCATTGACGAAAAACAAGAAAAGAAAAAGGTGTCTTAA
- the ileS gene encoding isoleucine--tRNA ligase produces MEYKDTLLMPKTDFPMRGNLPNREPEMQKKWEDMNIYQKSLERTKGRPFFILHDGPPYANGDLHMGHALNKVLKDMIVRSRSMMGFHAPYVPGWDTHGLPIEQALTNKGVNRKEMSLAEFRKLCEEYAYQQIDNQRSQFKRIGVRGDWENPYVTLKPAYEARQIEVFGKMANKGYIYKGLKPVYWSPSSESSLAEAEIEYADKKSPSIYVAFKVVDGKGVLAEGTNVLIWTTTPWTIPANLGISAHADFNYVEVSVNGSLYVVAQDLLDEVAKEVEWTDYEVVREIKGVQFEHILTKHPLYDRTSLMMLGEHVTIDSGTGFVHTAPGHGEDDFLIGKKYGLDVLCPVDEKGVMTDEAPGFEGQFYDKANKSITEALDEAGALVHLSFITHSYPHDWRTKKPVIYRATAQWFVSIEAFRDQILKAIGETSFTPAWGETRLFNMLRDRGDWNISRQRVWGVPIPVFYAENGDPIITKETISHIAELFREHGSNVWFERTAAELLPPGFTHPSSPNGIFVKETDIMDVWFDSGSSHQGVLEEREDLQYPADLYLEGSDQYRGWFNSSLTTSVAINGIAPYKGILSHGFTLDGNGRKMSKSLGNVIVPAKVMNQMGADILRLWVASVDYTADVRVSDDNFKQVSEVYRKIRNTLKFLHGNLADFNEQEHRVAFEDMREMDQYMVMKLQKMIETARKGYETYEFSSIYHALNGYCANDLSSFYLDVAKDVVYIEAADHPHRRAMQTVMFDSLMAILKLATPIIPHTTDEMWGYLGFVEEESVQLTDFPESEENPAFADLEAKWTNFMDVRDDVLKALEEARAAKTIGKSLEAKVTVYGSEEVNSLLSSVDENVAQLFIVSQYEFGGALEQAPEQALTLNKVAVVVEKASGEKCERCWTISEEIGKNESHPALCPRCASVVEKQYA; encoded by the coding sequence ATGGAATACAAAGACACGTTATTGATGCCGAAAACAGATTTCCCGATGCGCGGCAATTTGCCGAATCGGGAACCGGAAATGCAGAAAAAATGGGAAGACATGAATATTTACCAAAAATCGCTGGAACGGACGAAAGGACGCCCGTTCTTCATTCTTCACGACGGCCCGCCTTATGCCAACGGCGACCTTCATATGGGCCATGCCCTTAACAAAGTGCTAAAAGACATGATCGTCCGTTCGCGTTCGATGATGGGCTTCCACGCTCCGTATGTTCCGGGCTGGGACACGCACGGCCTGCCGATTGAACAGGCATTGACCAACAAAGGCGTCAACCGCAAGGAAATGTCTTTGGCGGAATTCCGCAAGCTTTGTGAAGAATACGCCTACCAGCAAATCGACAACCAGCGTTCGCAGTTTAAACGCATCGGGGTTCGCGGCGATTGGGAAAATCCATATGTTACGTTGAAGCCGGCCTATGAAGCCCGCCAAATCGAAGTGTTCGGCAAAATGGCGAACAAAGGCTATATCTATAAAGGCCTAAAACCGGTTTACTGGTCCCCTTCAAGTGAATCCTCACTGGCGGAAGCGGAAATCGAGTATGCTGATAAGAAATCACCATCAATCTATGTTGCTTTTAAAGTTGTGGATGGAAAAGGTGTTTTGGCAGAAGGCACAAACGTGTTGATCTGGACAACGACTCCTTGGACCATCCCGGCAAACTTGGGAATCTCGGCACATGCCGATTTCAACTATGTGGAAGTTTCCGTGAATGGATCTTTGTATGTGGTGGCTCAGGATTTATTGGATGAAGTGGCAAAAGAAGTGGAATGGACGGATTATGAAGTGGTGCGTGAAATCAAAGGCGTCCAGTTTGAACATATCCTAACGAAACACCCGCTGTATGACCGCACTTCGTTGATGATGCTTGGAGAACACGTAACAATCGATTCCGGTACCGGTTTTGTCCACACAGCTCCAGGGCACGGGGAAGATGACTTCCTGATCGGCAAAAAGTACGGTTTGGATGTTCTTTGTCCGGTTGATGAAAAAGGCGTCATGACGGACGAAGCGCCAGGGTTTGAAGGCCAGTTTTACGACAAAGCCAATAAATCCATCACGGAAGCTTTGGACGAAGCAGGCGCACTTGTGCACTTGTCATTCATCACACACTCGTACCCGCACGACTGGCGCACGAAAAAGCCGGTCATCTACCGGGCGACGGCTCAATGGTTTGTTTCCATCGAAGCATTCCGCGACCAAATCTTAAAAGCCATCGGCGAAACAAGCTTTACACCGGCATGGGGCGAGACGCGCCTCTTCAATATGCTGCGTGACCGCGGCGACTGGAATATCTCGCGCCAGCGCGTTTGGGGCGTGCCGATTCCTGTATTTTATGCAGAAAACGGCGATCCAATCATCACGAAAGAAACGATCTCCCATATTGCAGAATTGTTCCGCGAACACGGTTCAAATGTCTGGTTCGAACGCACAGCTGCCGAATTATTGCCGCCTGGATTTACACATCCAAGCAGCCCGAACGGCATCTTTGTCAAAGAAACCGACATCATGGATGTTTGGTTCGATTCAGGTTCGTCCCACCAAGGCGTCCTGGAAGAACGCGAAGATCTTCAATACCCGGCTGATTTGTATTTGGAAGGCTCTGACCAATACCGGGGCTGGTTCAACTCATCATTGACGACAAGCGTCGCGATCAATGGCATCGCGCCTTATAAAGGCATCTTGAGCCACGGATTTACTTTGGACGGCAATGGCCGCAAAATGAGTAAATCACTCGGCAACGTCATCGTTCCTGCAAAAGTCATGAACCAGATGGGTGCAGATATCCTTCGCCTGTGGGTAGCGTCTGTTGACTATACCGCTGACGTACGCGTATCAGATGACAACTTCAAGCAAGTGTCGGAAGTCTACCGCAAAATCCGCAACACATTGAAATTCCTTCACGGCAACTTGGCGGATTTCAATGAACAAGAACACCGTGTCGCATTTGAAGATATGCGCGAAATGGATCAGTATATGGTCATGAAACTGCAGAAGATGATCGAGACAGCCCGAAAAGGCTACGAAACGTATGAGTTCTCTTCGATCTATCACGCATTGAATGGCTATTGCGCAAATGACTTGAGCTCATTCTACCTGGATGTAGCGAAAGACGTTGTTTACATTGAAGCGGCTGACCATCCACACCGCCGTGCGATGCAGACGGTTATGTTCGATTCCTTGATGGCGATCCTGAAATTGGCGACGCCGATCATCCCGCATACAACAGATGAAATGTGGGGCTACTTAGGCTTTGTGGAAGAAGAAAGCGTTCAGCTGACGGATTTCCCTGAAAGCGAAGAAAACCCGGCATTTGCAGACCTTGAAGCGAAATGGACGAACTTTATGGACGTCCGCGATGATGTGTTGAAAGCATTGGAAGAAGCCCGTGCTGCGAAAACCATCGGGAAATCGCTTGAAGCCAAAGTGACCGTTTACGGATCAGAAGAAGTAAACAGCTTGCTTTCTTCGGTGGATGAAAACGTAGCTCAGCTGTTCATCGTATCCCAATACGAATTCGGCGGAGCGCTTGAACAAGCACCGGAACAGGCATTGACTTTAAATAAAGTTGCAGTAGTTGTCGAAAAAGCGTCAGGCGAAAAATGCGAACGCTGCTGGACAATTTCTGAAGAAATCGGCAAAAACGAATCACATCCGGCTCTATGCCCGCGTTGTGCAAGCGTCGTCGAAAAACAATACGCATAA
- a CDS encoding DivIVA domain-containing protein, translating to MPLSPLDIHNKEFSKAFRGYQEDEVNEFLDQIIKDYEILLKEKKELEERLTQTDERVGHFTTIESTLQKSIVVAQEAAEEVRRNTQKEAKLIIREAEKNADRIVNESLTKARRIALEIEELKKQSKVFRNRFKMLVEAQLDLIETDDWETLMEYDIDTTNLDKLEEKKEVY from the coding sequence ATGCCATTATCCCCCTTGGATATACATAATAAAGAGTTTAGCAAAGCGTTTAGAGGATATCAGGAAGACGAAGTAAACGAATTCCTGGATCAAATCATCAAAGATTACGAAATTCTGTTAAAAGAAAAGAAAGAATTGGAAGAGCGCTTAACGCAAACAGATGAGCGCGTCGGCCATTTCACAACAATTGAGTCAACTCTGCAGAAATCGATTGTGGTGGCACAAGAAGCAGCAGAAGAAGTTCGCCGCAATACGCAAAAAGAAGCGAAGCTGATTATCCGCGAAGCTGAAAAAAATGCAGACCGCATCGTCAATGAATCATTGACGAAAGCGCGCCGCATTGCGCTCGAAATCGAAGAGTTGAAGAAACAGTCCAAAGTATTCCGCAACCGCTTCAAAATGCTGGTGGAAGCCCAGTTGGACTTGATTGAAACAGATGATTGGGAAACGTTGATGGAATATGACATCGATACGACCAATCTGGACAAATTGGAAGAAAAGAAAGAAGTCTACTGA
- a CDS encoding RNA-binding protein, with protein sequence MESLFQHFRKDEQPFIEQVTGWMIDVEDRYTPKLTDFLDPRQRFIVTSVVGSSDIQVAASGLFEDAERQRVLLYPSYYEPQKEDFQIIVFDLNYPTKFVTLQHPDILGSMMSIGLDRSKFGDIRIDGQRIQIAVADEVSSYLQANFTTAAKVKVHLEEAGSEESFIKVAEDWTEESHTVSSLRLDTVISSVYNISRQKASALINGGKVKVNWTVQEQPSFELNESDMVSSRGYGRVKMMEIEGRTKKDKIRLLVGRLETAK encoded by the coding sequence ATGGAGTCATTATTTCAGCATTTCAGAAAAGACGAACAGCCGTTCATCGAACAAGTGACAGGCTGGATGATAGATGTTGAAGACCGCTATACGCCTAAACTGACTGATTTTCTGGATCCGAGACAGCGTTTTATCGTAACATCCGTTGTCGGATCAAGCGATATCCAAGTGGCTGCGTCGGGGCTGTTCGAAGACGCGGAAAGGCAGCGTGTGCTGCTCTATCCATCGTATTACGAGCCGCAAAAAGAAGATTTTCAAATTATCGTTTTTGATTTGAACTACCCTACCAAGTTTGTTACGCTGCAGCATCCGGATATTCTGGGCTCCATGATGTCAATCGGCCTTGACCGGAGCAAGTTTGGCGATATCCGAATTGATGGGCAGCGAATCCAGATTGCCGTAGCGGATGAAGTCAGCAGCTATTTGCAGGCTAATTTTACAACGGCTGCAAAAGTGAAAGTCCATTTGGAAGAAGCCGGATCAGAAGAAAGCTTCATAAAGGTGGCGGAAGACTGGACAGAAGAAAGCCATACGGTCAGTTCGCTGCGGCTGGATACCGTCATCAGTTCGGTCTATAATATTTCCCGCCAGAAAGCGTCGGCGTTGATCAACGGCGGAAAAGTGAAAGTCAACTGGACCGTTCAGGAACAGCCATCGTTTGAGTTGAATGAATCGGATATGGTATCATCGCGTGGATATGGCCGCGTCAAAATGATGGAAATCGAAGGCCGTACAAAAAAAGACAAAATTCGTCTGCTCGTTGGCAGATTAGAGACGGCCAAGTAA